The genomic interval AAACCAAATCTCATTGTTTATTCAATTCTTcaattatctgctttattttgtgGTTATTTATGCCTAATTTCCTTCTCTATCTATCTGTAATAATCAACcaattcaatttcaaaaattcaatgcaACCAATGGAATAAtcgcaaagcagatttgcttgcattttcattttgtaatttttcattatcaaCAGAGCACGTGTTGTTACTAGGGATGTCAtagatgtttcaatttcgtcatgTTTAAAAGATTTAACTAATTCGTAATCTTTTTAATGCCTAAAAGCGTTCGGTAGTTGTAATATTCTTACTCTTGTAATACGTAATATTGGGTAATGTTCATGTATAAGACCCTTTAAAACTCTTACGCGTTACGAAGTACTTCGCTTAATGTCCCATTTTGCAACAAGTCGCGCGTGCTTTAAGGACTTTCTTATGCACTTAATATACTGTCTTCACTTGGTTCATATTCATTATACACTCTTCTACGTAAACACTCATAATTCCAAACTTTTACAATTCTTGTTCCACTCCTTGTTATATCTACTCCTGTAAACGTCGCAAATCCGCATTACTTTAAAGccataaaaaccaaaatatttctaaGAAGTCTCGAGATTTTTCTGCTTTCCAAAGTTTATAAGGCCAACTTTCTGCATacaaaaacaatcaaaatacTGACAATATTGTGAACCTTAGAGAATTTTGTCTGAGACCCCTACAATTAGATTTACATGcgaattttcttaatttcaattaaaaaaaaatcactttggtGCATGCAACCAAACACGAATCGGCTTCGTTTATTCCAATTTCAACAAGAAACATTccaatttcacttttaatccAGACGAGTCCCTAATACTGAACAGGTTCGTTCACACTCACGAACTAATACAATAtccaattttcactttttagaTCTATATTGGGTgacaaagaaataaataatgggTACCTATAGCCTGCACTGTAGGTCACTGCAAAGGAATTTACCCTGACTTGGTTTTTAAATGACATACGTTCCCATTTTTCTATTCGATAAAGGAGTCTGGGCTTGAAAATAacttatttgcattttcaGGCATCATGTGCCCACCTTATTATGATACCATGGTTTGTTGGCAGCCAGAATTTCCAAATACGACATCCGTAATACCCTGTCCATCGTACATTGTGGGATTCATTCCAGTGAGTATAAGATACTTAAAAACATCACTATcgcttcaaataaaaatatatttttctttcattgtAAACATCACATAGTTAAATCAGATCCCTAGATACGCCACTCATCGTAgagttctttaaaatttcaaaatcaataaagatAGGGCCGTACGGTCGGaaaatctttcaaatgaaaaccagCCTTTAAGACAATtacacaaaaaaggaaaattgctgtaactccaataatttttaagccGTGCTTACGGACTGGTGGAAAAATTCTCcacaatacaaaaatattctatttaaatattggcataaacaaaatcatgaaaattattatcacatccaaatttattaaccaaTTTGTCTTAAACATctttatttacatataaaaactatacataaacaaaaatcgTCCCTCTCTTTCAGTCTCCATCTTCCTCGTTCATGTCCTCATCTTCCTGATGAGAAGCAATCTTCTCAAATCCTCCCTCTTTACTCCACCTCGCCAACAATATCAACTTAAAAGTAGCCAGTCTATGTTCCAACAATTCTAAAATCTTGGCCTGCTCTGGAGTCAGAATGCTCCCTTCTTTACAAACTTCAAAATCCTTTATCAAAGTAACTACACCTAAAATACTCAGTCAAATATAAGCGTTTTTGCAGACGCAATTTTGTAAAACCTCTATCAAGTTTAGTAGGCATTCCCAGCTGCCTCAGGTAAGGTTCAATGGCatgtgaaaattgttttagagggccttcatttaaaattacagtttGTGTTGATTTGAAACCAGATCGAGCAAAATCCTCAACTGAATAGTCATCAAACCACTCAGTTACTTCTTGCTGTGTTGAGTTAGTGAATAGTAATGCACACTGGCCTTTCATGCATGCTGAAAGCTATTGCATATGTTCATTAGGATAAATCAAAGCAAAAAGTGAATGCACTTACCTTATGCAAACCTTCTTCTACTTCTTCTTCTTCAGTTCTGCCCAATCCTATGgaaattactttattttttccaaagaaaaaccTACTGGGTTTCCACTGTTCTCTCACTTCCTTCATCTTCtcatttctcatatttttgaatgtgAACAAATATATACTTTGATACTTTTGGACGCAATTTCTGATATCGTCCACTATTTTCTGCTTAAGGGCCAGGCcttttttatcagtttttgttaaagaaactGGAAAAAAGGGGTTGTTTTTTTAGGTTATATTCGATTAGATAGCGATTTTGCGATTGGTTTAAGGAAGAAATGTGGGTCCACACTTACTTTTCTTATCTCTCTTCGATTTGGGCATCTTTGTGGGATTACTAATTAATGAAACAGCTcggaaacagttaaaaaattaatgaaatgccGAAGTAAAACAGAGAATATCAACACCAAACGCCATGAATAAAGACCACGTGCGCTGCTATCAATTTCAGTACTCGTCGCCTGCGAACTATTGTTCTCTCTATTTTCATACGTCCAGGAATAAGATCAGAATGCAAACGAAATATTACATCGACGTTTATCTAGGTAGTCTCGCACAACCTCGATCAATACTAAGTTTAACTTGGGTCGATGCCTAGAAGATGGCGCTAGCAAAACATTATAAGAAATTGTATTCATTAAAGATTACGTTCCTTAATTTGCGCATCCAGCAAtacattttatgatttaaaatgttcatacTCTTAAAAGAATTTATCGCAAAATTATCGTTTTCCTTAGGAAAATAAAGCTACAAGGTATTGCACAGAAACTGGAGAATGGTTTATGAAGGAGTTCGAGGGTAAATCGTCCCCTTATGCCGATTATGATAGTTGTTACACGAACCAGCTTATCACTGTTTTTACAAACTTCAGTGAAGGCAGTATTGGAAGCTGGGAAGATAGCTATTTATCAGAAAAAGCTGCGGTAAGCTGCATTTTTGAGCAACATAAaccaagaaatttaatatgttgtTTATGGGCTTTTAGGATATGATATCCCTACTAACTATGATTGGCAACGCTATATCGCTAGTGGCATTATTAATAGCTTTCACTATAATGTTCAAAATCAAGTAAGTTTATTGTAGTTCCTTGGATTTTCGAATAGgaacataaaatataaatttttatctccTTTTTGTTACCCTTAATCTCGTGCGTTGTTGAGACCTTTCTAATTTCCAATatactaaattattttacaggaaattaCATTGCGCAAGAAACATCCTGCACATGAATCTATTTGCCTCGTTTATCTTGAGGGCGTTTATGAGCATCCTCAAAGAAGCACTATTTGAAAATGGTTTAGGATTGAGTAAAGACTTTATGGAGCACAATGGAGGGACATTTTTCCATGTGAATGTCAATGTAAGGGAATAAAGCTTATTCGGTAACAACCCActttatttcataattatGACAGGATAACAACTTTGAATGCAAACTAATCGTCAgtataaaacaatatttccaaACGGCTAACTATTCCTGGATCCTAGTTGAGGGTCTATACTTAAATAACCTGATTTTGAGGGCTTTATTCACAGACTCAAACAAGAACCTGCTTTATTATATCATATTTGGTTGGGGTAAGCGTTATATTAACAGCCAAACGAGTGTTTAAGGTTTATTTTCATCTTTGTACAGGTTTTCCAATTTTGGTGGTAGTCCCATGGGTCACTGCTAGGATTTTAGTGGAGGATGAGCTTTGTTGGACCAAATCTGACAATGCTAAAGTTTTTGCCATTATTAACGTGCCAATGTTTGCTTCTGTCCTcgtaaagcattatttttccaaataatatatttctcTCATTCATCTGCTTATAGATAAACCTGGTTCTTTTTGTCATCATCTCGGTAGTTCTATACAAGAAGCTAAAATCACCGGTTAACGAGGATTCCAGAAGGTACTTGAAATGGGCTAAATCGACTTTGGTTTTAGTACCACTCTTTGGAGTAAACTCGGGAGTACTCATGCTACTCTATTTATGCAACATGCACATCATATGGCTCATTTGTGATATGCTTTCTGGGAGTTTACAGGTACTGTTCCCTCAACAATTATCTGTATTTGGGAAATATTCAATCTGCATTTCAGGGTTTCTTTGTGGCGATACTTTACTGCTTCCTCAACGGTGAGGTGAAATCCGAGGTTAAGCCGTACATTACCAGTTTGCTGATATTTTTAGCCACAAACGATATCACCAAGTATTGCTTCCCTAAACGAGAAACGTACTTGAGGTTTGAGCCCTCTAGGCTCTTTTCGACATTAAACTTAAGCGTCAATTTTGTAGCTCAGCCGTGGGCAGACAATCAGTTTGCACGACGATGTCTTGTAGCTCTCTCTACAACAACGGTTTGAATCCGCACCGCAACAGTCGGACCAAGTTTGACCAGCTCTCCAAGATTAAGCTCAGCAATCTACATGGAGGTACAGGTAATACTGATAATAAgcgattaattaaaatacaaatattttctttagatTGCACTAAAGAGGTGTTTGTTCCTAATGGGGTCAAACACTCAGCGTCGAAAAATGGAGCTAATGGACATCAACATCAGGGCCACTATACGCCCAATTTGACTTTCGTCCATGGAAGGTACCCCCTTTGTGTAACCACAAACAATGCAAGTAGAGTATAATTCATATGGGCAATTTcttaataagtttttatagGTGGATTTGTCTTTCGTGAACGACACAAGGCAGCTACCCATTTGCGAAGAAGAAGTTTCCATGCTGAACGATGTTGACTTGTCGAAGGAGAAGTAAAAAGGCGAAAACAGCCAAATTGTCAAGACTATAGTGATAAGATCCCAAGAACGAAaactaacaattatttttttatttaatgaaaaataggGAAGGATTGGTATTTTTATACGGCTCGTTAAACTACGTATAACCAAAAATAATGAGTAGGGAAAATGAAGGTACCTACAAGTATTAAATGGTGAGATAATTGATAAATGAGggaatattgtttttgattaAGGTTGATCTGTTGTGTGAgagaaaaaatacagggttcataatataaaatattttagtgtgATAATTTCTACCAATCTGCTAGACACCAATAGAAGAAATATGTAGATTCGCAACACTATTCGTTAAgtacatatttttcatataaatagaATCCATTGGGTTTCCCTTCAAAAGGGAATAAACTGTTTAGATTAAACACGTctaagaattattttattttattcttaagAAATGCCCGTGTACTATAATATCtagatgttaaaattttaaatattgttagctacttatcaaatttgaacaaCTTATCATTGGtgctatatttttatttatatttgtataaaattttctgaaatcgTAATCGATTATTTCAGGAGTTATTAATCAGTATGCTAACTCCTAACAATACAGAAGAGCCATTAATACAATGGCAACGTAGAGTAATCACTATGTGGCACTATTTCTATAAAACACTTGAAATCTTAGGGTTTCAGAGCAAAAATGCACGAAATCGGTGTgtaaattttaggaaatttaggattattattgtatatttaagataacaattttatttaattatttatcacaactataaaaatataaagtggAAGGCAcacatttattgtaaatacatATCTATTAAGTACCtacttaaaaacttcttgAAGGTGTACCtggattttgttttaagttttgctGTTTTTATCAATCTGTACCtacttctaattaaaaaatcgttaatttaataagtaattattataataagtCCATTTCCTAATATTGCTTCTcccaaatttatatatatgtataatagaTTTATGCATTTTTAGATCTTCTATAAGCAATTTCTCCACTTTAagaatcgataaaaaaaattatcttttctaTGCTTTCcttggaatttttaatggagtaCACGTACTGGTGGGAAGAAAggatatatttgaaaaatataaaaatactccttttttacaaaattttattgttttatgtttttgcaAGAAGGTTACAGACAAATACATAACTGccaataatatataattagttttgatatttgaaaaataacagaATAATTACTACCAATAAATTAACCCCACACTACTTTTGACGATGTTAACAcgtaaaaaaagtaacatttCATGAAATAGTCATGGGGCGTGGCTATTAGGCAACAAATCTCATCATTTTAATGAATGTAATAGCcgcaaaaaaacacaacttgtctttattaatcataaaaatgtttttttaattatcaatgaAAATGAATAACATAAAAAAGAGCAAGATCAAGGCTTAATAATTCCCTGAGATTACACTCCAATAAGTTTATCCTACATTTTCAACCAGAAATTACAGAGGGTCAAAAAAGAAttagatttttcaagttttttgatTGCGTATTAAAATATAACTTAAGGAGTCTTGCGTCAAACTCCTCTAATAGGGCTCACAAATCGATTCAATCAATGAGCTCATTTCGGCATTATCCTGCTTCAAACACCCATCAATATGCCTCTTCATCTTCCCTTCTTCAATAACTTTCATACAAAAGGGACAATTGAAACTACTCCCCTCCTTTATATCATCTTCATTAAGTAGTTTCGTACTATCGAAAACACCGCTCACCCCTAAACACTCCTCCTCTAAATGCTTATTCAAATCGGTCTTCCGAATCTCTTTTCCACACGCTAAACATTGAGTagagttaatatttttgtaaggAGATGCATATTTGTCGTCAAACTCATTACAGAGGCCTAGATTGCAATCTTTTAGGTGAAGATTGAAATCTTTTTGGGAGATCTTAACATTGCATGCAGGGCAAGATTTATCTTCTTCAAACACATCTTCAAAGTGCTTCTGAGAACATTCTGTTAAGTGCTGTTCATATTCTACTATCGCCACCACCGCAGTGCAGATTATACACTCTTTAGTGTGTTTGCTAGACACATCAAGACATTCATCTAAATGTGGATTCAAGTCTTCAGATTTAAATAACTGGCTGCAAATCGGACACTTCACTCTATTCTCGTGATGTTTAGGACGTTTGCTGGTGTTGGTTGCAAAAGAATTTGGTCTTTTGCTTGACTccccaaatttctttaaccaGTGCTCTCTTACAGTCAAATAGCTTGAGTTATATGACGAAGAGATGCTCAAAGACCTTCCAGGACCCGTAAAAGGTTGCACCATATGTTGAGAATTATTGCTCGCTTTAGTTTCATTGCTCAAGGATCTTCCAGGACCGGAAAATGGTTGAACTTCATGATTCTGAGCATTTTCTTTATTAGAAGCTTTATCTGTTTTAGTGACAA from Euwallacea fornicatus isolate EFF26 chromosome 17, ASM4011564v1, whole genome shotgun sequence carries:
- the LOC136344733 gene encoding vasoactive intestinal polypeptide receptor 2-like isoform X3, which codes for MDIKNLPTNKQAQKLLKKQLDAVAKIKEECTSLYGPDVGSNKPYVDPSTQSIMCPPYYDTMVCWQPEFPNTTSVIPCPSYIVGFIPENKATRYCTETGEWFMKEFEGKSSPYADYDSCYTNQLITVFTNFSEGSIGSWEDSYLSEKAADMISLLTMIGNAISLVALLIAFTIMFKIKKLHCARNILHMNLFASFILRAFMSILKEALFENGLGLSKDFMEHNGGTFFHVNVNDNNFECKLIVSIKQYFQTANYSWILVEGLYLNNLILRALFTDSNKNLLYYIIFGWGFPILVVVPWVTARILVEDELCWTKSDNAKVFAIINVPMFASVLINLVLFVIISVVLYKKLKSPVNEDSRRYLKWAKSTLVLVPLFGVNSGVLMLLYLCNMHIIWLICDMLSGSLQGFFVAILYCFLNGEVKSEVKPYITSLLIFLATNDITKYCFPKRETYLSSAVGRQSVCTTMSCSSLYNNGLNPHRNSRTKFDQLSKIKLSNLHGGTDCTKEVFVPNGVKHSASKNGANGHQHQGHYTPNLTFVHGRYPLCVTTNNVDLSFVNDTRQLPICEEEVSMLNDVDLSKEK
- the LOC136344733 gene encoding vasoactive intestinal polypeptide receptor 2-like isoform X1 translates to MHKMDIKNLPTNKQAQKLLKKQLDAVAKIKEECTSLYGPDVGSNKPYVDPSTQSIMCPPYYDTMVCWQPEFPNTTSVIPCPSYIVGFIPENKATRYCTETGEWFMKEFEGKSSPYADYDSCYTNQLITVFTNFSEGSIGSWEDSYLSEKAADMISLLTMIGNAISLVALLIAFTIMFKIKKLHCARNILHMNLFASFILRAFMSILKEALFENGLGLSKDFMEHNGGTFFHVNVNDNNFECKLIVSIKQYFQTANYSWILVEGLYLNNLILRALFTDSNKNLLYYIIFGWGFPILVVVPWVTARILVEDELCWTKSDNAKVFAIINVPMFASVLINLVLFVIISVVLYKKLKSPVNEDSRRYLKWAKSTLVLVPLFGVNSGVLMLLYLCNMHIIWLICDMLSGSLQGFFVAILYCFLNGEVKSEVKPYITSLLIFLATNDITKYCFPKRETYLSSAVGRQSVCTTMSCSSLYNNGLNPHRNSRTKFDQLSKIKLSNLHGGTDCTKEVFVPNGVKHSASKNGANGHQHQGHYTPNLTFVHGRYPLCVTTNNVDLSFVNDTRQLPICEEEVSMLNDVDLSKEK
- the LOC136344733 gene encoding vasoactive intestinal polypeptide receptor 2-like isoform X2 yields the protein MHKMDIKNLPTNKQAQKLLKKQLDAVAKIKEECTSLYGPDVGSNKPYVDPSTQSIMCPPYYDTMVCWQPEFPNTTSVIPCPSYIVGFIPENKATRYCTETGEWFMKEFEGKSSPYADYDSCYTNQLITVFTNFSEGSIGSWEDSYLSEKAADMISLLTMIGNAISLVALLIAFTIMFKIKKLHCARNILHMNLFASFILRAFMSILKEALFENGLGLSKDFMEHNGGTFFHVNVNDNNFECKLIVSIKQYFQTANYSWILVEGLYLNNLILRALFTDSNKNLLYYIIFGWGFPILVVVPWVTARILVEDELCWTKSDNAKVFAIINVPMFASVLINLVLFVIISVVLYKKLKSPVNEDSRRYLKWAKSTLVLVPLFGVNSGVLMLLYLCNMHIIWLICDMLSGSLQGFFVAILYCFLNGEVKSEVKPYITSLLIFLATNDITKYCFPKRETYLSSAVGRQSVCTTMSCSSLYNNGLNPHRNSRTKFDQLSKIKLSNLHGDCTKEVFVPNGVKHSASKNGANGHQHQGHYTPNLTFVHGRYPLCVTTNNVDLSFVNDTRQLPICEEEVSMLNDVDLSKEK
- the RpLP0-like gene encoding mRNA turnover protein 4 homolog, which encodes MPKSKRDKKISLTKTDKKGLALKQKIVDDIRNCVQKYQSIYLFTFKNMRNEKMKEVREQWKPSRFFFGKNKVISIGLGRTEEEEVEEGLHKLSACMKGQCALLFTNSTQQEVTEWFDDYSVEDFARSGFKSTQTVILNEGPLKQFSHAIEPYLRQLGMPTKLDRGVVTLIKDFEVCKEGSILTPEQAKILELLEHRLATFKLILLARWSKEGGFEKIASHQEDEDMNEEDGD
- the LOC136344733 gene encoding secretin receptor-like isoform X4, whose translation is MLLQKSRRNAQVCTGQMWAVISRMWILLRKENKATRYCTETGEWFMKEFEGKSSPYADYDSCYTNQLITVFTNFSEGSIGSWEDSYLSEKAADMISLLTMIGNAISLVALLIAFTIMFKIKKLHCARNILHMNLFASFILRAFMSILKEALFENGLGLSKDFMEHNGGTFFHVNVNDNNFECKLIVSIKQYFQTANYSWILVEGLYLNNLILRALFTDSNKNLLYYIIFGWGFPILVVVPWVTARILVEDELCWTKSDNAKVFAIINVPMFASVLINLVLFVIISVVLYKKLKSPVNEDSRRYLKWAKSTLVLVPLFGVNSGVLMLLYLCNMHIIWLICDMLSGSLQGFFVAILYCFLNGEVKSEVKPYITSLLIFLATNDITKYCFPKRETYLSSAVGRQSVCTTMSCSSLYNNGLNPHRNSRTKFDQLSKIKLSNLHGGTDCTKEVFVPNGVKHSASKNGANGHQHQGHYTPNLTFVHGRYPLCVTTNNVDLSFVNDTRQLPICEEEVSMLNDVDLSKEK